From a region of the Campylobacter showae genome:
- a CDS encoding replication initiation protein, giving the protein MNSVLFPINFTARDYDIFFTICWYAKEMGYTENKGFIDMPYSELARFYEKGINKTRFNDEIKVFIDKVLGRKGSAIYRSITHTEDDEILSVGVFFTDIDTFRNKQILRFRMNKRALDVLFGTLKFMRINLYDFVAIRGKFAKTLYRLLQQYENIKPDKDGFKCVNFTRSDFENFMSAPECYGSKDLDCRVIQPSINELNESYFKKLIFEKQISNKNKKEVVGYSFKFILNEKTERIGA; this is encoded by the coding sequence ATGAATTCCGTTTTATTTCCCATCAACTTTACCGCTAGGGATTATGATATTTTCTTTACGATCTGCTGGTATGCCAAAGAAATGGGCTATACCGAAAATAAAGGCTTTATCGATATGCCGTATTCCGAGCTTGCGCGTTTTTATGAAAAAGGGATAAATAAAACCAGATTCAACGACGAAATAAAGGTATTTATCGATAAGGTTTTGGGTCGCAAGGGTTCGGCGATTTACAGATCGATTACTCACACGGAAGACGATGAAATTTTGAGCGTCGGCGTATTTTTTACCGATATCGATACTTTTAGAAACAAGCAGATTCTTCGTTTCAGAATGAATAAGCGCGCTCTTGACGTCCTTTTTGGAACTCTTAAATTTATGAGAATAAATCTTTATGACTTCGTTGCGATTAGGGGTAAATTTGCAAAGACTTTATATCGACTCTTACAGCAATACGAAAACATAAAGCCCGATAAAGACGGCTTTAAATGCGTAAATTTTACTAGATCTGATTTTGAAAATTTTATGTCTGCGCCTGAGTGCTACGGCTCAAAAGATCTTGATTGCCGGGTAATTCAGCCGTCCATTAATGAACTAAATGAGAGCTACTTTAAAAAACTTATATTTGAGAAGCAAATCTCAAATAAAAACAAAAAAGAGGTTGTCGGCTACTCGTTCAAATTCATTTTGAATGAAAAAACGGAAAGAATAGGGGCTTAA